The following are from one region of the Litoribacterium kuwaitense genome:
- a CDS encoding LacI family DNA-binding transcriptional regulator produces the protein MKKKKPTLYDVAQRANVSIATVSNVLNNKSEASEKTVQRVQQAIKELGYSRNESARSLKSGDSKLIGLIVPDNNPFFTEILSGIQEECQHYDWQVVVANSEESELRQNQLIELLMAQQVSGMIVAPVTDQLNPLARKRDTPIVLVDREIEQLQLPVVKADNIDGSYKATKRLLSNGHKRIGIILASPGISTTIQRRQGYVEALHHMNIGVDEDLIRFGGSYKGTNAQINGGYQSVMDMMNLPSPPTAIFATNHLLMIGAVKALKELRLKIPADISFIGFDDHPWQQISEPSFTIVSQPAFEMGRQAIHALHKFKRHQEISTTSLPLQLVLRESCGTPR, from the coding sequence GTGAAAAAAAAGAAACCAACACTTTATGATGTTGCACAAAGAGCTAATGTATCCATTGCGACGGTTTCTAATGTCTTGAACAACAAGAGTGAGGCTAGTGAAAAAACAGTTCAGCGAGTCCAACAGGCTATCAAAGAGCTTGGTTATTCGCGGAATGAATCCGCTCGGAGTTTAAAGAGCGGTGATAGTAAGCTGATTGGACTCATTGTTCCAGATAACAACCCTTTTTTCACCGAAATCCTAAGCGGGATTCAAGAGGAGTGCCAGCATTACGATTGGCAAGTTGTTGTTGCCAACTCAGAGGAAAGTGAGCTACGGCAAAACCAATTGATTGAGCTCTTAATGGCGCAACAAGTTAGTGGGATGATTGTCGCTCCGGTGACCGATCAATTAAACCCTTTAGCAAGGAAAAGAGACACCCCAATCGTTCTCGTTGACCGTGAGATCGAGCAGCTTCAGTTGCCAGTTGTGAAAGCGGATAATATTGACGGAAGCTACAAGGCAACTAAGAGACTTTTGTCAAACGGGCATAAACGAATAGGTATTATTTTAGCTTCTCCAGGGATTAGTACAACAATACAACGGCGTCAAGGCTATGTCGAAGCTCTACATCATATGAACATCGGGGTAGACGAAGATTTAATACGCTTTGGTGGAAGTTATAAAGGAACAAATGCCCAAATCAACGGTGGTTATCAATCTGTCATGGACATGATGAACTTGCCGTCCCCGCCAACGGCTATTTTTGCGACAAACCATTTACTAATGATTGGTGCGGTCAAAGCGTTGAAAGAGTTACGCTTGAAAATACCAGCAGATATTAGTTTTATTGGGTTTGACGACCATCCTTGGCAGCAGATCAGTGAGCCATCATTTACGATTGTGTCACAGCCTGCGTTCGAGATGGGCAGACAAGCGATTCATGCATTGCACAAATTTAAACGACATCAAGAAATCAGTACAACGTCTTTGCCATTGCAGCTAGTATTGCGAGAGTCGTGTGGAACGCCTAGATGA